A stretch of Bdellovibrionales bacterium CG10_big_fil_rev_8_21_14_0_10_45_34 DNA encodes these proteins:
- a CDS encoding adventurous gliding motility protein U, which yields MLGRVVLTTILTVATFLGAGQELAAKQDKKRVSDLLNRIQRNSKKSSIDIKKARISLPPVAKPDRKARSYNLEMIKPPSSFKNFVAAETGEAKLERLVDDEIDQLYQLTQKYRKTDRRGELWLRLAELYIEKARLIEFRKQEDFEKKVQAWLKRGQKGRKPTIDLAEPQKFNRKAIQLYEWYLRDFPKSKDADQALFFVGYNFFEIGDVKKGARYYEILTERFPKSVFITESFFALGEFYFENEQWAKALDNYQAVIQKKRSRVFSFALYKAAWCQYRLGKIENAISSLEKVIRFGQSEEEKSDSRFGKVSRVRLVNEALRDLVPIFGESRNYETAFRYFSSLVGAEKAWEMLERLAYVYSDKGRREEARYTFSLLLDRNPTAPKAFEYQYQIVQNYLGGGDRRVFRRELFRWIESYSNSSAWYQANKNDADLTKKSEDLREKTLREYVLQQHQTAQNSGSNVVRQIAKSGYILYLKNFSNTDKLFEMRFFFGELLYDLKEYELAGDQYKWVAANAKGSKYYEDSVLNQVLAYEKPLPKEEDVRRKAGDSLEPIGFGEKELAFIQAGDQYISEFPKGTKVEDITFKLGRLHYSYNHFDKAIVYFENVVKNHPKSQSAVYSANLILDIYNLRKDYESLARAGQTILKTPGLKTAEIQLDVQDVVEKASFKKGQELETSGKYAESAEAFEKFSLQHAKSTLLPAAIFNSAVNFERAGDNARALKMHSKFAALPDSKKGKLERQAFDLRIRLFELSGRFEEVAHELRGFIKANPKDPKAADYAFNAAVIYEALGQDSSAIQMFEKFYDLAPSAERPLALFRIAKMYQRGGKNFSAGKTYERYLKENPRDPDRVVEAHAMLARLNRKMGKTADSDRWYDLTELVYGRLKGRTNDISKEYFAEAQFSDVQRQFEEYRKLRIPRNPNTQAKVLKEKLAKLDALNRELAKVIKIDSPKYIVGALATLGLAYEDIAEQLIKAPLPSGLTAEEADLYRKEILKIGEPLQQKSIENFSSAIAKSQQLDSYSDFTAQAIGGLKRLGASKTPVFTGEIVDVPLPLILEI from the coding sequence TTGCTTGGTCGAGTTGTTTTAACTACAATCCTTACAGTAGCCACCTTTTTAGGTGCCGGGCAGGAGCTAGCTGCCAAACAGGATAAAAAGCGTGTAAGTGATTTGCTTAATCGCATTCAACGAAACAGCAAGAAGTCTTCAATTGATATTAAAAAGGCGCGCATCTCATTGCCTCCAGTTGCAAAGCCAGATCGAAAGGCACGCTCCTACAATCTTGAAATGATTAAGCCGCCCAGTAGTTTTAAGAATTTTGTGGCAGCCGAAACCGGTGAGGCAAAACTAGAGAGACTTGTCGATGACGAGATCGATCAACTCTATCAGCTAACCCAGAAATATCGGAAGACAGATCGAAGAGGCGAGCTTTGGTTGCGATTGGCTGAGCTATACATAGAGAAGGCCAGGCTTATTGAGTTTCGCAAGCAAGAAGACTTTGAGAAAAAGGTACAAGCATGGCTCAAGAGAGGTCAAAAAGGCAGGAAGCCAACCATTGATCTCGCCGAGCCTCAAAAATTTAATCGCAAGGCAATTCAACTTTACGAGTGGTACCTGAGAGACTTCCCCAAGAGCAAAGACGCAGATCAAGCTTTGTTTTTTGTAGGATATAATTTTTTTGAAATTGGAGACGTCAAAAAGGGTGCCCGCTACTATGAGATACTTACTGAAAGATTTCCGAAGAGTGTCTTCATCACTGAAAGCTTCTTTGCATTAGGGGAGTTTTACTTTGAGAACGAACAGTGGGCTAAGGCGCTTGATAATTACCAAGCGGTTATCCAGAAAAAGCGCTCACGCGTCTTCTCCTTTGCTCTTTACAAAGCGGCCTGGTGTCAATACAGGTTAGGCAAAATTGAAAATGCAATTTCGAGTCTCGAAAAAGTGATTCGCTTCGGCCAGAGCGAAGAAGAAAAGTCAGATTCGCGATTCGGTAAAGTAAGTCGTGTTCGCCTAGTTAACGAGGCCCTTAGAGATCTTGTACCTATTTTCGGCGAATCGCGAAACTATGAAACAGCTTTTCGATACTTCAGTTCTCTCGTCGGTGCTGAGAAAGCTTGGGAAATGCTCGAGCGGCTTGCCTATGTCTACTCAGACAAAGGCAGAAGGGAAGAGGCTCGATATACGTTTAGTTTGCTTTTAGATCGCAATCCCACTGCTCCAAAGGCCTTCGAATACCAATATCAAATCGTTCAAAACTATCTCGGTGGAGGGGACAGAAGAGTTTTTCGTCGTGAACTCTTCCGGTGGATTGAAAGCTATAGCAATAGTAGTGCTTGGTATCAGGCAAACAAAAACGATGCGGATCTTACTAAGAAATCTGAGGACCTTCGCGAAAAGACCTTAAGAGAATATGTTTTGCAGCAGCACCAAACAGCTCAAAACTCTGGTTCTAATGTTGTAAGGCAGATTGCAAAAAGTGGATACATACTTTATCTGAAAAATTTCTCTAACACAGATAAGCTGTTTGAAATGAGATTCTTTTTCGGCGAGTTACTCTATGATTTGAAAGAGTATGAACTTGCCGGTGATCAGTACAAGTGGGTAGCTGCCAATGCTAAAGGCAGCAAGTATTACGAAGACTCTGTGCTCAATCAAGTGCTCGCCTACGAGAAGCCTTTGCCGAAAGAAGAAGACGTTCGGAGAAAAGCCGGTGATTCATTGGAGCCAATAGGGTTCGGCGAGAAAGAGTTGGCCTTTATCCAAGCTGGCGATCAATACATCTCCGAATTTCCGAAAGGAACTAAAGTTGAAGATATTACGTTTAAGCTGGGCCGCTTGCACTATTCCTACAACCATTTTGACAAGGCTATTGTTTATTTCGAAAACGTTGTGAAAAATCATCCTAAGTCACAGTCAGCTGTTTATTCAGCGAATCTTATTTTAGATATCTACAATCTCCGGAAGGACTACGAATCTTTAGCAAGGGCTGGTCAAACAATTCTCAAGACGCCCGGCCTAAAGACGGCAGAGATCCAGCTTGATGTACAAGATGTTGTCGAAAAGGCATCATTCAAGAAAGGGCAAGAGCTAGAAACTTCAGGTAAGTACGCCGAATCCGCCGAAGCTTTTGAAAAATTCTCGTTGCAGCATGCCAAGTCTACACTGTTGCCAGCGGCAATTTTTAATTCTGCGGTAAATTTTGAGCGAGCCGGTGACAATGCCAGGGCTCTTAAAATGCATTCAAAGTTTGCAGCTTTGCCAGATTCCAAAAAAGGAAAGCTTGAGCGACAGGCATTTGACTTACGAATAAGGTTGTTTGAACTCTCCGGCAGATTTGAAGAGGTGGCTCACGAACTTCGTGGCTTTATCAAAGCGAATCCCAAAGACCCTAAAGCGGCTGACTACGCCTTTAATGCGGCAGTTATATACGAAGCTCTCGGGCAAGACTCATCTGCTATACAGATGTTTGAAAAGTTCTATGATTTGGCGCCATCTGCCGAAAGGCCACTTGCACTTTTTCGAATCGCCAAAATGTATCAACGAGGCGGCAAGAATTTCTCTGCCGGCAAAACTTATGAACGATATCTCAAAGAGAACCCTAGAGACCCAGACCGAGTTGTTGAAGCTCATGCAATGCTAGCTCGGCTGAATCGTAAAATGGGGAAAACTGCGGATTCCGACAGGTGGTACGATTTGACGGAGCTCGTCTACGGACGGCTTAAGGGCCGTACCAACGACATTTCGAAAGAGTATTTTGCAGAGGCCCAGTTTTCCGATGTTCAGAGACAGTTTGAAGAATATCGGAAGTTAAGGATTCCAAGGAATCCAAATACTCAAGCAAAAGTTCTCAAAGAAAAATTGGCAAAGCTAGATGCTTTGAACAGAGAGCTAGCAAAAGTTATTAAAATTGATAGTCCGAAATACATCGTGGGCGCGCTTGCGACTCTCGGCCTTGCCTACGAAGACATTGCTGAGCAACTGATCAAAGCACCACTTCCAAGCGGACTCACCGCGGAAGAGGCCGATCTCTACAGGAAAGAGATTCTTAAAATCGGCGAACCTTTACAGCAAAAGAGTATTGAAAACTTCAGCAGTGCCATTGCTAAGAGCCAACAATTAGATAGTTATTCTGACTTCACAGCTCAAGCTATAGGTGGATTAAAGAGACTTGGAGCAAGTAAGACGCCTGTTTTTACAGGAGAAATTGTAGATGTACCCCTACCTTTGATACTGGAGATATAG
- a CDS encoding D-arabinose 5-phosphate isomerase — MDQIIKEAVRVLEIEAKAVLDLSKSISQNFVSAVETLYEAKGKVIVSGIGKSGHIGRKIASTLNSTGTPAVFLHPAESFHGDLGVISSGDVAMLLSYSGETSELRGVTSYCKRKGIPIVGVSGSVTSTLAQLCDVHLCVEVKQEACPLGLAPTASSTATLAMGDALAMSLLVRRGFRPEDFAEFHPGGKLGARLLTRVKDVMHSGDDLPLVGMDSLVRDAISVMTSKEVRGVVGVTDSQERLVGVVTDGDIRRCLQRSENPLQEKVASLMSSKPKTIDQNEMAETALFLMEEYSIQVLFVVDSMGQDSRKPLGILHLQDLIKAKVR, encoded by the coding sequence ATGGATCAGATAATTAAAGAAGCCGTAAGAGTTTTAGAGATCGAGGCTAAGGCAGTACTCGATCTTAGCAAATCGATATCTCAGAATTTTGTTTCGGCAGTAGAAACTCTTTATGAGGCGAAAGGGAAGGTCATTGTTTCAGGGATTGGCAAATCAGGACACATTGGAAGGAAGATTGCTAGTACTTTGAACTCGACGGGTACGCCGGCGGTATTTTTACATCCAGCCGAGAGCTTCCATGGTGATCTCGGCGTGATCTCTTCTGGCGACGTAGCAATGCTTCTCAGTTACTCAGGCGAAACCTCTGAACTTCGCGGTGTAACGTCTTATTGTAAGAGAAAGGGGATTCCTATAGTCGGCGTTTCCGGAAGTGTTACTAGTACGCTTGCACAGTTGTGCGATGTGCACCTTTGCGTGGAAGTTAAGCAGGAAGCTTGCCCGCTGGGGCTAGCTCCTACGGCGAGCTCTACAGCAACTTTGGCTATGGGTGATGCTCTCGCGATGTCTCTTTTGGTGCGAAGAGGTTTTCGCCCAGAAGATTTTGCAGAGTTTCACCCTGGAGGAAAACTTGGAGCGCGTCTACTCACTCGGGTCAAAGATGTGATGCACTCCGGAGACGACCTTCCACTTGTAGGAATGGATTCCTTAGTACGAGACGCAATTTCTGTTATGACTTCAAAGGAAGTCAGAGGGGTCGTAGGAGTTACAGATAGCCAGGAAAGACTGGTGGGTGTTGTCACCGACGGAGATATAAGGCGATGCCTTCAGCGAAGTGAGAACCCGCTTCAAGAGAAAGTGGCTTCTTTAATGTCGAGCAAGCCTAAGACAATCGATCAAAACGAAATGGCAGAAACAGCACTCTTCTTGATGGAGGAATACTCTATTCAAGTTCTCTTTGTTGTTGATTCAATGGGGCAAGATTCTCGGAAACCACTGGGAATTTTACATTTACAAGATCTTATCAAGGCCAAGGTCCGGTAG
- the pyrG gene encoding CTP synthetase (CTP synthase; cytidine triphosphate synthetase; catalyzes the ATP-dependent amination of UTP to CTP with either L-glutamine or ammonia as the source of nitrogen; in Escherichia coli this enzyme forms a homotetramer): MNTKSTRRLSARKSSSSRNVVSKKKSRTAKKLLGARGRKDFQRKYIFVTGGVTSSVGKGLATASLGTLLESMGYKINIMKFDPYINVDPGTMSPFQHGEVYVTNDGAETDLDLGHYERFTSLTLSRSNSVSTGQIYDSVIAKERKGDYLGGTVQVIPHITDEIKSRIHQVGQGAEIVLVEIGGTIGDIESLPFLEAIRQMRVDHGMANTVFIHTTLVPYLKSSGELKSKPTQHSVKELRAIGVQPDFLLCRSEHPIDIDLRKKIGLFTSVIPENVIPLVNAQSIYEVPLMLHKEKLDLKLIERLNLKRSGQDLSGWRRMTHRLMNPKKHVRIAVVGKYVNLKESYKSLNEAIIHGAASNAAEVKVDYIDSEELTAANCKSKFSEAQGILVPGGFGERGFTGKLLAVKYARENGVPFFGICLGMQIAAIEFARNVCGIKDATTREWNESSRQDYSYVIDWMNEQKNIKDKGGTMRLGAYTCDLKPKTLAAQIYGKASIVERHRHRFEFNNLYRGLFEKHGLLFSGQCRGRDLVEIIEIPSHLWFLGVQYHPEFCSRPMAPHPLFASFLKAALDHQTKSKRTKKRVA, encoded by the coding sequence ATGAACACTAAATCGACGAGAAGACTTTCAGCACGAAAAAGTTCAAGTAGTAGAAATGTGGTTTCAAAGAAGAAATCTCGGACAGCTAAGAAGCTGCTGGGTGCGCGAGGCAGAAAGGACTTTCAAAGGAAATACATTTTTGTAACAGGAGGGGTTACATCCTCAGTGGGTAAGGGGCTTGCGACAGCGTCGCTTGGGACTTTGCTCGAGTCTATGGGATACAAAATCAATATTATGAAGTTTGATCCCTACATTAACGTCGATCCCGGTACGATGTCGCCATTTCAGCACGGCGAGGTGTACGTCACAAATGATGGTGCAGAAACAGATTTAGACCTTGGTCATTATGAGCGATTTACATCACTAACACTGAGTCGTTCAAACAGCGTCTCGACAGGTCAGATATATGACTCTGTTATTGCCAAAGAGAGAAAAGGCGACTACTTAGGGGGCACAGTTCAGGTGATTCCGCATATCACGGACGAGATCAAGTCACGAATCCATCAAGTTGGCCAGGGCGCAGAAATCGTGCTAGTTGAGATCGGTGGTACGATTGGTGACATCGAAAGTCTGCCTTTTCTTGAAGCAATTAGACAAATGCGTGTTGACCATGGAATGGCAAATACTGTTTTTATACATACAACATTGGTGCCCTACCTAAAGTCCTCCGGCGAGTTAAAAAGTAAACCTACGCAGCATTCCGTAAAAGAGCTGCGGGCGATTGGTGTTCAACCAGATTTTCTGCTTTGCAGAAGCGAACACCCAATAGATATCGATCTCAGAAAAAAGATCGGCCTCTTTACGAGTGTAATCCCTGAAAATGTTATTCCTTTAGTGAATGCTCAGAGTATATACGAAGTGCCTTTGATGCTTCATAAAGAAAAGCTCGATCTTAAACTTATTGAAAGGTTAAACCTTAAACGTTCAGGTCAGGATCTTTCCGGGTGGCGTCGAATGACTCATCGGCTGATGAATCCAAAGAAGCATGTACGTATAGCAGTTGTCGGTAAATACGTTAACCTGAAGGAAAGCTATAAGTCTTTGAATGAAGCTATTATTCATGGTGCGGCTTCGAATGCCGCCGAAGTTAAAGTCGACTATATCGATAGTGAAGAGCTGACGGCCGCTAACTGTAAAAGCAAGTTTTCAGAGGCACAAGGAATACTTGTCCCAGGTGGTTTTGGTGAGAGAGGCTTTACAGGTAAGCTCCTCGCTGTGAAGTACGCAAGAGAAAATGGTGTTCCGTTTTTTGGCATTTGCCTCGGAATGCAGATTGCGGCGATCGAGTTTGCTAGAAATGTCTGCGGCATTAAAGATGCTACAACGCGCGAGTGGAATGAATCGAGTCGTCAAGATTACAGTTACGTCATTGATTGGATGAACGAGCAAAAGAACATAAAAGACAAGGGTGGCACTATGCGCCTTGGTGCCTACACATGCGACTTAAAGCCAAAAACTTTGGCGGCGCAGATTTACGGGAAGGCATCGATCGTTGAGAGACATCGGCATCGATTTGAGTTTAATAACCTCTATCGGGGTCTATTTGAAAAACATGGCTTATTGTTTTCAGGCCAGTGTCGAGGGCGCGACCTCGTGGAGATTATTGAGATACCATCGCATCTTTGGTTTCTGGGCGTTCAGTATCATCCGGAGTTTTGCTCAAGACCAATGGCACCTCATCCTCTGTTTGCTAGCTTTCTGAAGGCGGCGTTAGATCATCAAACCAAAAGTAAACGTACGAAAAAGCGAGTGGCGTAG
- the kdsB gene encoding 3-deoxy-manno-octulosonate cytidylyltransferase → MKALCVIPARYGSTRFPGKPLHPLLGRPLLAWVIDVAKKSRLTHEVIVATDDERILELAKKENVSAVLTDSDLPSGTDRVWKAVEGSDCDIVINLQGDEPTLNPKSLDLLIEALETDSEVQMATLARAILDVEELNSQQTAKIVLNDNSEAIYFSRLPIPFSRKPFSLDIDSVVKHIGVYGFKRSFLQKFCERGDTNLEKSEGLEQLRALVMGARIKVVKVDSESWGVDYPHDVERVEKQLKGRMF, encoded by the coding sequence ATGAAGGCGTTGTGTGTAATACCAGCAAGATATGGTTCCACTCGGTTTCCAGGAAAGCCGCTTCATCCATTGTTGGGGCGCCCTTTGTTGGCGTGGGTTATCGACGTAGCCAAAAAGAGTCGCCTCACCCACGAAGTTATTGTTGCAACCGACGATGAGCGAATTTTAGAGCTGGCTAAAAAAGAAAATGTAAGTGCCGTTCTAACGGATTCAGATTTACCTTCGGGTACAGACAGGGTTTGGAAAGCCGTGGAGGGTAGTGATTGCGATATAGTCATCAATCTTCAAGGCGATGAACCCACGCTAAATCCGAAGTCCCTTGATCTACTTATAGAGGCACTCGAAACTGATAGTGAAGTTCAAATGGCAACACTTGCCCGAGCGATTCTAGATGTCGAGGAGCTCAACTCCCAGCAAACTGCAAAAATAGTTTTAAATGACAATTCAGAGGCTATTTACTTTAGCAGGCTGCCCATTCCGTTTAGCCGAAAACCATTTTCATTAGATATCGATTCGGTAGTTAAACACATTGGCGTATATGGATTTAAGCGATCTTTTTTGCAGAAGTTTTGTGAGCGCGGAGATACAAATCTAGAAAAATCAGAAGGCCTGGAGCAACTACGAGCTCTGGTAATGGGAGCAAGAATTAAAGTTGTAAAAGTCGACTCTGAGAGTTGGGGAGTGGATTATCCTCATGATGTTGAGAGAGTTGAAAAACAGTTGAAAGGTAGAATGTTTTGA
- a CDS encoding ribosome biogenesis GTP-binding protein YsxC — protein sequence MALSSHPFFLGSAARWGQYPDHSFGEIAIAGRSNAGKSSLVNALLISKVAKVSASPGKTRLINFYRLKDQYVIVDLPGYGFAKGSSKEIAGWKKMIEEYLSKRESLVAFVLVMDVRRKWTDQEDQLFQFCKHLDLKFGVVQTKIDKLGKVERAKQLRALRQESSVENIWQVSTKSGENMLAFKKEVYQNWIKGSQ from the coding sequence ATGGCATTAAGCTCGCACCCCTTCTTTCTTGGTAGCGCCGCTCGTTGGGGGCAATATCCTGACCACTCTTTCGGTGAGATAGCCATCGCTGGCCGCTCGAATGCCGGAAAGTCCTCTTTGGTGAATGCACTTTTAATAAGTAAAGTCGCAAAAGTGAGTGCGTCGCCTGGCAAAACTCGTTTGATCAACTTTTATCGGCTCAAGGACCAGTACGTAATTGTAGATCTTCCAGGTTACGGCTTTGCTAAAGGAAGCAGCAAAGAAATAGCTGGCTGGAAGAAGATGATTGAAGAATATCTTTCAAAAAGAGAGAGTTTGGTGGCGTTTGTTTTAGTAATGGATGTGCGGCGAAAGTGGACAGATCAAGAAGATCAATTGTTTCAATTCTGCAAGCATCTGGATTTAAAATTCGGAGTTGTGCAAACTAAAATAGATAAGCTAGGTAAAGTTGAGCGAGCAAAGCAATTAAGAGCTCTTCGGCAGGAGTCTTCGGTGGAGAATATTTGGCAGGTATCCACAAAATCAGGTGAAAATATGTTGGCCTTTAAAAAAGAAGTCTATCAGAACTGGATCAAGGGTTCTCAATGA
- a CDS encoding transcriptional regulator, translating to MNLPELIELETQDLLPISDFAKIGSDKSSEIVLDGTDVELRHAQVFMRGSDWWVRDLQSKSGVFVNEVRVVEAVIKSGDLIRLASCELLFREPCKESENMVGEGELKSRSPALQKIFKSLPNIARCDFPVLLTGPSGAGKEVVAAQLHSLSLRNIRPMVSVNCSAMSAQLVESELFGHVKGSFTGATQDRKGAFEAARGGTLFLDEIGDLPLDLQPKLLRALENREIRPVGSDKTVKTQCRIIAATHKNLSAAISNGTFREDLYFRLNVIQVELPGLLGRIEDFEELLISFAREYKVRFSIAAIQALKKCPWPGNIRELRSVVQRAKALFPDEYILPEHLSTIATKEINVAATREGSLSVVKGIERDLMIKNLERHCGNQKLAAQELGMPKSTFNDRLRYYGIDARQFRVYKQA from the coding sequence ATGAATTTACCAGAACTGATCGAACTAGAGACCCAAGACCTCTTACCGATCTCGGACTTTGCGAAGATCGGAAGCGACAAATCCAGCGAAATCGTACTCGATGGGACTGATGTTGAACTGCGTCATGCTCAAGTATTTATGCGAGGGTCGGACTGGTGGGTCCGCGACCTGCAGTCGAAATCGGGAGTATTTGTCAATGAGGTGAGGGTCGTCGAAGCAGTCATCAAATCCGGAGACCTTATTCGCCTTGCCAGCTGCGAACTTCTCTTTAGAGAGCCGTGCAAGGAATCCGAAAATATGGTTGGCGAAGGAGAGCTTAAAAGCCGCAGTCCTGCTCTGCAAAAAATATTCAAATCCCTACCTAACATTGCTCGATGCGACTTCCCCGTGCTTCTCACTGGTCCCTCTGGAGCCGGCAAAGAAGTCGTAGCGGCGCAGCTACATTCGCTTTCTCTAAGAAACATTCGCCCTATGGTGAGCGTGAACTGCAGTGCTATGTCTGCACAGTTAGTGGAAAGCGAACTCTTTGGTCATGTTAAGGGCTCTTTCACCGGAGCCACGCAAGATCGCAAGGGGGCTTTCGAAGCGGCGCGAGGTGGCACACTGTTTCTCGACGAAATTGGCGATCTCCCATTAGATCTTCAGCCAAAGCTTTTAAGGGCGCTCGAGAATCGAGAAATCCGCCCCGTAGGAAGCGACAAAACCGTCAAAACCCAGTGCCGTATCATTGCGGCAACTCACAAAAACCTCTCTGCGGCCATTTCTAACGGCACTTTCAGAGAAGATCTCTATTTTCGCTTAAATGTTATCCAGGTAGAGTTGCCGGGCCTTTTAGGACGAATCGAAGATTTCGAAGAACTACTTATTAGTTTTGCAAGAGAGTACAAAGTGCGATTTTCTATCGCTGCCATTCAGGCTCTAAAGAAATGTCCGTGGCCCGGAAATATCAGAGAGTTAAGAAGCGTTGTACAGCGAGCAAAGGCGCTTTTTCCGGATGAATATATATTGCCAGAGCACCTCAGCACTATTGCCACGAAAGAGATCAATGTGGCTGCCACGCGGGAAGGGTCGCTCTCAGTGGTTAAGGGCATAGAGAGGGATCTTATGATTAAGAATTTAGAGCGACACTGCGGAAACCAAAAACTCGCTGCACAAGAACTGGGTATGCCCAAGAGCACGTTCAATGATCGTTTGAGGTACTACGGAATAGATGCTCGTCAATTTCGGGTTTACAAACAAGCTTGA